In Candidatus Rhabdochlamydia sp. T3358, the genomic stretch AAATTGTTCGTTTTGGCGATAAAGAACGCCATCAAATCTTTTTAGAACCAGAAGGGTTAGAAACAGAAGAAATCTATGTAAATGGCATCTCCTCCTCTCTTCCTTCAGATGTACAAATGAAGATGCTACACACCATTGCAGGTCTTGAAAAAGCAGAAATCATGCGCCCTGCTTATGCAATTGAGTATGATTTTGTAAGAAGCGGTCAACTCTATCCCACATTAGAAACTAAAAAAATCAAAGGCTTATTTTTTGCTGGACAAATTAATGGAACAACCGGATATGAAGAAGCTGCAGCACAAGGGCTAATCGCTGGGATTAACGCTGCTATGCAAGTGAAAAATCAGCCTGCATTTATTCTAAAAAGATCAGAAGCCTATATTGGGGTTATGATTGACGAACTGATTTCTCAAGAGCTCGATGAACCCTATCGTATGTTTACAAGTAGAGCGGAATACCGCCTTCTTCTAAGACAAGATAACGCCGACCTTCGCTTGCGCGAATATGGGCATTCTTTGGGTTTGATCAATCAAAAACAGTATCAGCGCCTCCTAGAAAAAAAAGCAGCTGTTGAAAAACAAATCTCTATTTTATCTCAAAACCATCATACCATCCGAGATAAAAGCAGTAGCCTTGCACAGCTTCTGTGCCGTCCAGAGTTTACCTATCAAGCCCTCATTGAACAATTTCCTGCTATTGCCATGGATTTAGGAGTAGAAATAAACACACAAGTTGAGCTGCAGCTCAAATATGCTGGTTATATTCAAAGACAATCTCTAGAAGCTGCAAAATTAGAACAAATCGAACAAATCTCTATTTCCAAAGAGTTTAATTTTCTAAACATAACAGGTCTTAGCAATGAGGCTAAAGAAAAATTACATCGCGTACATCCCCTGACTTTAGGCCAAGCTTCTCGAATTTCAGGAGTTTCTGCAGCCGATATCTCCGTTCTTTTAGTCTCTCTAAAATCTAGGCCTTAAAAGTGCCTATTCATCTGATAGAGTTAAAAAATACTCCTATTTTCGATCAATTGCTCTTAGAAGAGTCCCTCTTAAGAGACCACACAGAAGATTTTTGTCTGATTAACCACGGCTCCTCTGCTGCCATTGTACTCGGAATCTCCGGAAAAAAAGAAGAATTGGTCCACTTAGAAAAAGCAGCTTCTTATCACATCCCCCTCATTAAAAGATTCAGCGGCGGCGGAACTGTTGTAGTAGATCACAATACTTTATTTGTCACTTTTATCTTCTCCAAAAATAGCCATCCTTTCCCTGCTTATCCAGAGCCGATTATGCGTTGGAGCGAAGATTTCTACCGTCCTATTTTTGCTCATCCTGATTTTTGCTTAAAAGAAAATGACTACGTCTTAGCGGATAAAAAATTTGGAGGCAATGCACAATACTTAAAAAAAGAACGCTGGCTACATCACACCAGTTTTTTATGGGATTACAATCCTAACTATATGGATTGCTTATTACATCCTAAAAAAAGTCCCTCTTATCGCGCGAATAGAGTCCATCATGAGTTTATCTGCAAGCTCTCCGACTACTACCCAGATTTACAAACACTAGTTACTGCTATTAAAGAGCACTTACAAACCCTTTATCCAGTGATTATTTCTCCAACGAAATCTTCTTCAAGCATTTCTAGACGCACAACAAGTTTTCTATAAAGATTGTTCATAGGTAATGATTAGTATGCCCAAAATTGCTTTTAGCATCATCGAACAAGATCATTGCGAACAAGAAATCGATGGTTGAATGTTATGGGAACCCCTTCTCCTTTAAACAAAAAATCTCCTGTATGATTTAATACCGCATGAATATGTAGGTGAGGCTCTGATGTATGACCTGAATTTCCTACTCTACCAATAGGTTGACCTTCTTTAACCAAGTCTCCTTTTTTAACTAGAAGAGACCCCTTCATTAAATGCGCTAAAATAATAATAATTTCGCTCTCACTTTTATGAATAGCCAAATAATTCCCTGCTAGGTTTTTTTCATCCATGACCATAGGCTCAAGATCTTCAAGTTGATCTAGAGATTCAACAATAGTTCCATCACACGGACTATAAAGAGTAGAACCAAAAATACAAAAATCGTTTAAATCCTTTGGATACCATTTATTGGCTCTAAGACCTAGTGCATTGATTTTAAGGATATCCATTGCATATTTTTGAGCAGGAATGCTGCAGTGGTGATTTACTGCTTCATTTGTACCAGCATGCGCCATATAGAAATCTCCTTCTTTCAAAGGAAAGGCTAATTCAACAGGACTTGAATAATTGGCCCCATTTAAACCTAAAAAAATTCTATAAATAAAAAAACCAATAAAGAAAAAACAAATAAAACTCGACAAAACGCTTCTAATAGAGAACTTATAAAAAAACTTTTTCTCCATATTAAACGAAGACTTAATAAGAACAATAATAAGCAAAAGCACCAAAAGATATCGAACGAAATACCCATAAATAGGCCATAGACCAATTAAAAACAGGTCGAATATGTACAAACCAGCTAGAGTAGCTTGCAATATCCATTTTCCCAGACTTTTCGTATAGTTGTACCACATCTGAATGAGAAAAAAACAAGGAAGCGCCACATATAGCAGAAAAAGAAGAGCTCTGTATAATAAAATAGGCATATTGATTGATCCCCTTAAATTTTTCCTATGAAATTATGGCGCCTATGATTTTTTTCTGTAAATCCTTTTTAATCAGGACTAGAGCTTAGAGATCAAAGTCTGGGCATATAAAAATTCCACTACTTCTTTTCGGTTATTTTCCTCGATCTATATCCATTCCTAAGAACGCGATTAACATTAGTTCCTCGTCTAATGAATTCTTT encodes the following:
- a CDS encoding M23 family metallopeptidase yields the protein MPILLYRALLFLLYVALPCFFLIQMWYNYTKSLGKWILQATLAGLYIFDLFLIGLWPIYGYFVRYLLVLLLIIVLIKSSFNMEKKFFYKFSIRSVLSSFICFFFIGFFIYRIFLGLNGANYSSPVELAFPLKEGDFYMAHAGTNEAVNHHCSIPAQKYAMDILKINALGLRANKWYPKDLNDFCIFGSTLYSPCDGTIVESLDQLEDLEPMVMDEKNLAGNYLAIHKSESEIIIILAHLMKGSLLVKKGDLVKEGQPIGRVGNSGHTSEPHLHIHAVLNHTGDFLFKGEGVPITFNHRFLVRNDLVR
- a CDS encoding lipoate--protein ligase family protein, coding for MPIHLIELKNTPIFDQLLLEESLLRDHTEDFCLINHGSSAAIVLGISGKKEELVHLEKAASYHIPLIKRFSGGGTVVVDHNTLFVTFIFSKNSHPFPAYPEPIMRWSEDFYRPIFAHPDFCLKENDYVLADKKFGGNAQYLKKERWLHHTSFLWDYNPNYMDCLLHPKKSPSYRANRVHHEFICKLSDYYPDLQTLVTAIKEHLQTLYPVIISPTKSSSSISRRTTSFL
- the mnmG gene encoding tRNA uridine-5-carboxymethylaminomethyl(34) synthesis enzyme MnmG; translation: MWKYPEIFDVIVIGAGHAGCEAAHASARLEVKTLLITMQLDTIAKMSCNPAIGGTAKGHMVREIDALGGIMGKIADQTAIQRRMLNASKGPAVWSPRAQCDRFAYASLMKHRLEKTPFLEIKQGSIETLIVEEGRILGVTTLEGIAFYGKTVIISSGTFMRGLIHIGQTQFPGGRAGDKPSMGLSKTLEEFGFVLGRLKTGTPPRINKRSIDFSQLEAQTGDKNVYFSYDPPETSGLTQVPCWITYTNEETKKIIRDNLHLSPMYSGIIQGIGPRYCPSIEDKIVRFGDKERHQIFLEPEGLETEEIYVNGISSSLPSDVQMKMLHTIAGLEKAEIMRPAYAIEYDFVRSGQLYPTLETKKIKGLFFAGQINGTTGYEEAAAQGLIAGINAAMQVKNQPAFILKRSEAYIGVMIDELISQELDEPYRMFTSRAEYRLLLRQDNADLRLREYGHSLGLINQKQYQRLLEKKAAVEKQISILSQNHHTIRDKSSSLAQLLCRPEFTYQALIEQFPAIAMDLGVEINTQVELQLKYAGYIQRQSLEAAKLEQIEQISISKEFNFLNITGLSNEAKEKLHRVHPLTLGQASRISGVSAADISVLLVSLKSRP